One Pseudodesulfovibrio cashew DNA window includes the following coding sequences:
- a CDS encoding zinc ribbon domain-containing protein produces the protein MLETLELTSGQVRAVFDALSMVTAPHSPLHPFASERAEPVAAPGGIWREAFEILADPLLEVRLLEGTPEGVLPRLYYRGNDPRSPLVRVDGVDQGVRLTAGYDSEAVTGDLAGMLWAGSGPEGVDYRASLSPAGLAAWAACLDHLRAQLCVSLLHRAPGMDLTLSLEELDHNLAVGLEAGDGRWMVTLLNFLAPNGLLAADAAERGARELERLGLLRPSSGGWLPSGEMLFMGASLQPVLPAAACVLTRFGRDKAEVNYSVALTGAGRYLWTLGFEERGGGDVEITLASCSGGELADWMKRQVSDAPGRRAGSGEASGSRCVSCGAELKPGAAFCSSCGHQVEEAHKQGKCISCGAALKPDAAFCSRCGAKQG, from the coding sequence ATGTTGGAAACGCTTGAATTGACTTCGGGCCAGGTGCGGGCGGTTTTTGACGCCCTGAGCATGGTCACGGCCCCGCACAGCCCGCTTCATCCCTTTGCCTCGGAGCGGGCCGAGCCCGTGGCGGCTCCCGGGGGCATATGGCGTGAGGCATTCGAAATCCTGGCCGACCCCCTGCTGGAGGTCCGGTTGCTGGAGGGAACTCCGGAGGGCGTCCTGCCCCGGCTCTATTACCGGGGGAATGATCCCCGCTCGCCGCTGGTGCGCGTGGATGGGGTGGACCAGGGAGTCCGGCTCACGGCTGGGTATGACTCCGAAGCCGTGACCGGGGATCTGGCGGGAATGCTCTGGGCCGGAAGCGGACCCGAGGGCGTGGACTATCGTGCGTCGCTGAGTCCGGCCGGGCTGGCCGCTTGGGCCGCGTGCCTGGACCACCTGCGCGCCCAGCTTTGCGTTTCCCTGCTGCACCGGGCTCCGGGCATGGACCTGACCCTGAGCCTGGAGGAGCTGGATCACAACCTGGCCGTGGGCCTGGAAGCGGGTGACGGGCGGTGGATGGTGACCCTGCTGAACTTCCTCGCCCCCAATGGCCTCCTGGCTGCGGACGCTGCCGAACGAGGCGCGCGGGAATTGGAACGGCTCGGGCTGTTGCGACCCTCGTCGGGAGGGTGGCTACCCTCGGGCGAGATGCTTTTCATGGGCGCCTCCCTTCAGCCTGTGCTGCCTGCAGCAGCCTGCGTGCTGACCCGCTTCGGACGGGACAAGGCGGAGGTCAACTATTCTGTGGCTCTGACGGGGGCTGGCAGATACCTGTGGACTCTGGGCTTCGAGGAGCGCGGCGGTGGAGACGTCGAGATCACTCTGGCCTCATGCTCCGGCGGCGAACTCGCGGACTGGATGAAGCGGCAGGTGTCGGACGCGCCCGGCAGGCGAGCCGGTTCGGGCGAGGCTTCGGGCTCCCGCTGCGTGTCCTGTGGCGCAGAGCTCAAACCGGGGGCGGCCTTCTGCTCCTCTTGCGGCCATCAGGTGGAAGAGGCCCACAAGCAGGGCAAGTGTATTTCCTGCGGCGCGGCGCTCAAGCCGGACGCCGCTTTTTGCTCCCGGTGCGGAGCAAAGCAAGGCTGA
- a CDS encoding zinc-ribbon domain-containing protein — translation MAADKFCSRCGSALEPGDKFCASCGAPVEAVAPPPPEPEPEAPAPSPPASEPEPVPEPEQAVEPEPAAEPPQEPEPEPQSPPPPPPLDADGAGKKRSGGGKSKGRKWFLRIAVLIVVLGLGAAYWFVVVEPALAEREEMLLYLNRVEGLAFSPDGGRLAVGTDMGDMGILDLTGGQFLTVFPSTHPAGGFQSVAWGDKGMMACGYRDGSRGIIELWRLKGQGITREKLKALSWKPKSNDRLQEVASFLGFTPNGKYLVVFDATDNMVRVWNASGKYGAHKPNPIAIGTEVKATSLDIGGYRILAAVTRKGSVLLWGKNKFKPKSGTALVRRSGDNWTGASNVVVAPDGSWLAYDTPTYGDEWNRSLIFHPVKGGSERVVALNEFGNKLRSACVSPDGKLVAVSFDNRVRVLDAATGNAVYTGEVVFRTAGSPLDYIIQATFRLIDL, via the coding sequence ATGGCGGCTGATAAATTCTGTTCCCGGTGTGGCTCTGCTCTGGAGCCCGGCGACAAGTTTTGCGCGTCCTGCGGGGCTCCCGTTGAGGCTGTAGCGCCGCCACCGCCGGAGCCGGAGCCGGAAGCTCCGGCCCCTTCGCCCCCTGCGTCAGAGCCGGAACCTGTTCCAGAGCCTGAGCAAGCGGTCGAGCCTGAACCTGCTGCTGAACCTCCCCAGGAACCGGAGCCCGAACCGCAATCGCCACCGCCACCGCCGCCCCTCGACGCGGACGGAGCCGGAAAGAAACGCTCGGGCGGCGGCAAATCCAAGGGACGAAAATGGTTTCTCCGCATCGCCGTGCTGATCGTGGTTTTGGGGCTCGGCGCGGCCTATTGGTTCGTGGTTGTGGAGCCCGCCCTTGCGGAACGGGAGGAGATGCTGCTTTACCTGAATCGGGTCGAGGGGCTCGCCTTTTCCCCGGACGGCGGGCGGCTGGCCGTGGGCACCGACATGGGCGACATGGGCATCCTGGACCTGACCGGCGGGCAATTCCTGACCGTGTTCCCCTCCACCCATCCCGCAGGCGGCTTCCAGTCCGTGGCATGGGGAGACAAGGGGATGATGGCCTGCGGCTATCGGGATGGCTCCCGGGGCATCATCGAATTGTGGCGGCTGAAAGGCCAGGGCATAACGCGGGAGAAGCTCAAGGCGCTTTCCTGGAAACCCAAGTCCAATGACCGGCTTCAGGAGGTGGCTTCCTTTCTCGGCTTCACGCCCAACGGGAAATACTTGGTGGTTTTTGACGCCACGGACAACATGGTTCGCGTCTGGAACGCCTCGGGGAAGTACGGCGCGCACAAGCCCAATCCCATCGCAATCGGGACGGAAGTCAAGGCCACATCCCTGGACATCGGCGGTTACCGAATCCTGGCAGCCGTGACCCGGAAGGGGTCGGTGCTGCTCTGGGGTAAGAATAAATTCAAGCCCAAGTCGGGCACGGCGCTCGTCCGCCGCTCCGGTGACAACTGGACCGGGGCGAGCAATGTGGTGGTCGCCCCGGACGGCTCCTGGCTGGCCTACGACACTCCCACCTACGGAGACGAGTGGAACCGCTCGCTGATCTTCCATCCGGTCAAGGGCGGCAGCGAGCGGGTGGTGGCACTGAACGAGTTCGGCAACAAGCTGCGCAGCGCGTGCGTCAGCCCGGACGGAAAGCTGGTCGCGGTCTCTTTTGACAACCGTGTCCGGGTGCTGGATGCCGCCACCGGCAATGCAGTGTATACCGGCGAGGTTGTCTTCCGCACGGCTGGTTCGCCATTGGACTACATCATCCAGGCGACGTTCAGGCTGATTGATCTATAG